From one Chryseobacterium sp. 3008163 genomic stretch:
- a CDS encoding DUF6122 family protein, translating to MCPPEIALLKTCTHYFLHLAFPAIIAFVFYRSQWKKTYLILLATMLVDLDHLFADPVFDPNRMSVGFHFLHSYYAIAVYFLLLFFKGNLRIIGIGLLFHMLTDVQDFELWCH from the coding sequence ATGTGTCCTCCTGAAATTGCTCTCCTAAAAACATGTACGCATTACTTTCTGCATTTGGCCTTTCCTGCAATTATTGCCTTTGTTTTTTATCGTAGTCAGTGGAAAAAAACGTATTTAATTCTTTTGGCAACAATGCTGGTTGATCTTGATCATTTGTTTGCGGATCCTGTTTTTGATCCGAACAGAATGAGCGTTGGATTTCATTTTTTACATTCTTATTATGCCATTGCGGTGTATTTTTTGCTGTTGTTTTTTAAAGGAAATTTAAGAATAATTGGCATCGGATTACTGTTTCACATGTTGACAGATGTTCAGGATTTTGAGCTATGGTGTCATTAA
- a CDS encoding DNA alkylation repair protein, giving the protein MLKEIKESLAVLSIPEKAAFFPKFFKTGKGEYGEGDLFLGVTVPDQRSVAKEFYSKISLKELSELLSSPYHEHRLTALLMLISKFEKTKDQAVKDEVVKFYLSHLPHINNWDLVDTSCYKVLGRYAFENQKENLLKELSKSDQMWHKRIAVVGTMYYVKKGSFELTKEFVTQNLHHPHDLMHKANGWLLREMGNKNEAELIDYLNKYYKEMPRTCLRYAIEKLDEEVRQDYLKGRI; this is encoded by the coding sequence ATGCTTAAAGAGATCAAAGAATCACTGGCTGTTTTATCCATTCCGGAGAAAGCAGCTTTTTTTCCTAAATTTTTTAAGACAGGAAAAGGAGAATATGGCGAAGGAGATTTATTTTTAGGTGTAACAGTTCCAGATCAACGGTCTGTCGCCAAAGAATTTTATTCAAAAATTAGTTTAAAAGAATTAAGCGAATTGCTTTCTTCACCTTATCACGAGCATCGACTCACAGCCCTGCTGATGCTGATTTCTAAATTTGAAAAAACAAAAGACCAGGCTGTAAAAGATGAGGTTGTTAAATTTTATCTCAGTCATCTTCCGCATATCAATAATTGGGATCTGGTGGACACGAGCTGTTATAAGGTTTTAGGTCGATATGCGTTTGAAAATCAGAAAGAAAACCTTTTAAAAGAGCTTTCAAAATCTGACCAAATGTGGCATAAAAGAATTGCCGTTGTAGGAACGATGTATTATGTGAAAAAAGGTTCTTTTGAATTAACTAAAGAATTTGTAACTCAAAATTTACATCATCCACACGACTTAATGCACAAAGCCAACGGATGGCTTTTACGGGAGATGGGCAACAAAAATGAAGCGGAACTCATAGATTATCTAAACAAATATTACAAAGAAATGCCAAGAACCTGCCTCAGATATGCCATAGAAAAGTTGGATGAAGAGGTAAGGCAAGATTATTTGAAAGGCAGAATTTAA
- a CDS encoding cation:proton antiporter translates to MELYYSFSALIVLASIFAYINYRFLKLPSTIGIMVIAIVVSIILVLFGKDFLPKTFGHLNDLMNSIDFTEVLMGAMLNFLLFAGGIHININDLKEQFRPVLIFSTAGVIISTFIVGFGMFYLLPLVGLKIPFIYCLVFGALISPTDPVAVLSVLKQANISKSLETKIAGESLFNDGMAVVVFTVVLQLAIGSEVDLGIENITILLMKEAGGGLLLGVLLGWITSRLMREVDDYIISVLVTLAVVMGGYLVARQMHVSGPLTMVAAGLFMGNFNVKFKMKSVTQDYLIKFWELIDEILNAVLFLFIGFELLMIKNLNHYVIPGLLAIVVVLVARFISIWGPTKFMSFRTRFSPQTIKVLFWGGIRGGVSIALAMSIPKNEYSNAILSITYCVVVFSIIVQGLTIAKVANPKRIADEEKELESIALEESH, encoded by the coding sequence TTGGAATTATATTATTCATTTTCAGCGCTCATCGTACTGGCATCCATTTTTGCATATATCAACTACAGATTTTTGAAACTTCCGAGCACCATCGGGATTATGGTTATTGCCATTGTGGTATCTATCATTTTGGTTTTATTTGGTAAAGATTTCCTTCCAAAAACATTCGGTCATCTGAATGATTTGATGAACAGTATCGACTTTACTGAAGTTTTGATGGGAGCGATGCTGAATTTTCTTCTTTTCGCCGGAGGAATTCATATTAATATTAATGATTTAAAAGAACAGTTCCGGCCTGTCCTCATATTTTCTACGGCAGGTGTCATCATTTCAACCTTTATCGTAGGTTTTGGAATGTTCTATTTGTTGCCTTTGGTTGGTTTAAAAATTCCTTTCATTTACTGTCTGGTGTTTGGAGCATTGATTTCTCCTACAGATCCGGTTGCGGTTTTAAGTGTTTTAAAACAAGCTAATATTTCAAAATCATTAGAAACAAAAATTGCTGGGGAATCATTATTTAACGATGGTATGGCAGTTGTAGTTTTTACAGTAGTGTTGCAACTTGCAATAGGAAGTGAGGTAGATTTGGGAATAGAAAATATTACGATTTTATTAATGAAAGAAGCTGGTGGCGGACTGCTCTTAGGTGTTCTTTTAGGTTGGATAACTTCAAGGTTAATGCGTGAAGTCGATGATTATATTATTTCAGTTTTGGTGACATTGGCTGTTGTAATGGGCGGTTATCTTGTAGCAAGACAGATGCATGTTTCCGGACCGTTGACGATGGTTGCTGCCGGATTATTCATGGGGAATTTTAATGTTAAATTTAAAATGAAATCGGTCACTCAGGATTATTTGATTAAATTCTGGGAACTTATTGATGAAATTCTGAATGCCGTTCTGTTCCTTTTCATCGGGTTTGAATTGTTGATGATTAAAAATTTAAACCATTATGTAATTCCTGGATTATTGGCAATTGTGGTAGTTTTGGTGGCAAGGTTTATTTCAATTTGGGGACCTACAAAATTTATGTCTTTCAGAACGAGGTTTAGTCCGCAGACGATAAAAGTCTTATTTTGGGGAGGTATTCGTGGCGGTGTTTCCATTGCTTTGGCTATGTCTATCCCGAAAAATGAGTACAGCAATGCTATTTTAAGTATCACTTACTGTGTGGTTGTGTTTTCTATTATTGTTCAGGGACTTACGATTGCAAAAGTTGCCAATCCAAAAAGGATTGCTGATGAAGAAAAAGAGTTAGAAAGTATAGCTTTAGAAGAAAGTCATTAA
- a CDS encoding DUF4919 domain-containing protein — protein sequence MNYRILFFLLILPFFGFSQKAKFDMKSIEKNLSNPNSPYNYEKLIFKFKGLPKSLDSIEAQHLYYGRNFRKDKVSQVGDEFKGLAEAFKSGNFEECIRLGKILYAKDPTNLDVILILLRSYDQKKDVSNFSHHISQLRLLTDAIKSSGDGKSEKTAFKVNSVGDEYIFLNVMNIDQDYTRGSKTLQDGVVDVWEKGDIKIYIKVLYLDLIF from the coding sequence ATGAATTACAGAATCTTATTCTTTCTCCTTATTCTTCCGTTTTTTGGGTTTAGCCAAAAGGCAAAATTCGATATGAAGAGTATTGAGAAGAATCTCAGTAATCCCAATTCGCCTTACAATTACGAAAAGCTTATTTTTAAATTTAAAGGGCTTCCAAAATCACTCGACAGTATAGAAGCACAACATCTGTACTACGGGAGAAATTTCAGAAAAGATAAAGTTTCTCAAGTGGGAGACGAGTTCAAAGGTTTAGCGGAAGCTTTTAAAAGCGGTAATTTTGAAGAATGCATCAGACTTGGGAAAATTCTTTATGCAAAAGATCCTACCAATCTCGATGTCATTCTCATTCTGCTTCGTTCTTATGACCAGAAGAAAGATGTAAGCAATTTTTCGCATCATATTTCACAGTTAAGGCTTCTTACCGATGCTATTAAAAGTTCCGGAGACGGAAAATCAGAGAAAACCGCATTTAAAGTGAACAGCGTTGGGGATGAATATATCTTTCTTAATGTGATGAATATTGATCAGGATTACACACGGGGGTCCAAAACTTTGCAAGATGGCGTGGTTGACGTTTGGGAAAAAGGAGACATCAAAATTTATATCAAAGTACTTTATTTAGACTTAATTTTTTAA
- the hflX gene encoding GTPase HflX, translated as MLEKKQHNYERAVLVGVVTQNQDADKLQEYMDELEFLALTAGATVDRRFTQNLTQPDPKTFVGSGKAQEIKEYVKENEIGTIIFDDELSPSQLKNLEKEIEVKILDRTNLILDIFAQRAQTSYARTQVELAQYQYLLPRLSKMWSHLDKQKGGIGMRGPGETEIETDRRIIRDRISLLKDKLKVIDKQMATQRTNRGKVVRAALVGYTNVGKSTLMNAISKSDVFAENKLFATLDTTVRKVVIGNLPFLLTDTVGFIRKLPTQLVESFKSTLDEVREADLLIHVVDISHESFEDHIESVNQILMEINAHQKPMIMVFNKIDDFSYEKKDEDDLTPGSNKNVSLEEWKRTWMNKSKHPAVFISALTKENFPEMKKLIYDEIMTIHISRFPYNDFLFEYFDNDEDEASEKED; from the coding sequence ATGTTAGAAAAGAAACAACATAATTACGAAAGGGCAGTTTTGGTGGGCGTTGTCACACAGAATCAAGATGCTGATAAGTTACAGGAATATATGGATGAGCTGGAGTTTTTAGCTCTAACGGCAGGCGCTACGGTAGACAGACGCTTTACTCAGAATTTAACTCAGCCAGACCCCAAAACTTTTGTAGGGAGCGGAAAAGCTCAGGAAATAAAGGAATATGTAAAAGAAAATGAGATAGGAACCATCATTTTTGATGATGAATTGTCACCTTCTCAGCTTAAAAATCTTGAAAAAGAAATTGAAGTAAAAATCCTCGACAGAACTAATCTTATCCTTGATATTTTTGCCCAAAGAGCCCAGACTTCTTATGCAAGAACGCAGGTAGAATTGGCGCAATACCAATATTTACTGCCTAGATTAAGCAAAATGTGGTCTCACTTAGATAAGCAAAAAGGGGGAATTGGGATGCGTGGTCCCGGTGAAACGGAGATTGAAACGGATAGAAGGATCATCCGTGACAGAATCTCATTGTTGAAAGATAAACTGAAGGTCATTGACAAACAAATGGCTACCCAGCGTACCAACCGTGGTAAGGTTGTTCGTGCGGCTTTGGTAGGTTATACCAACGTAGGAAAGTCTACGTTGATGAATGCTATTTCTAAATCTGATGTTTTTGCGGAAAATAAACTTTTTGCAACATTGGATACGACGGTAAGAAAGGTAGTAATTGGAAATTTACCTTTCCTTTTGACGGATACAGTAGGTTTCATCAGAAAATTGCCGACTCAGTTGGTAGAGTCGTTTAAATCTACTTTGGATGAGGTAAGAGAAGCTGACTTGTTGATTCATGTGGTTGATATTTCTCACGAAAGTTTTGAAGATCATATCGAATCTGTAAATCAGATTTTAATGGAAATCAATGCGCATCAAAAACCGATGATCATGGTTTTCAACAAAATTGATGATTTCAGTTATGAGAAAAAAGACGAAGACGATCTTACACCGGGTTCAAACAAAAATGTTTCTTTGGAAGAATGGAAAAGAACGTGGATGAATAAATCTAAACATCCTGCAGTTTTCATTTCCGCTTTGACGAAAGAAAATTTCCCTGAAATGAAAAAATTGATTTACGATGAGATTATGACGATTCATATTTCAAGATTCCCGTACAACGATTTTCTTTTCGAATATTTTGATAACGACGAAGACGAAGCATCAGAAAAAGAAGATTAA
- a CDS encoding T9SS type A sorting domain-containing protein codes for MKRTFIYGFFLTLCTVLPINAQKAVLATGSNATGSNGSASYSVGQIDYTNKGTNSLIMEGVQQAYEITTLSTTETAGSDKKDILLYPNPFKDFIFLDFSTNDYRNSDYQLFDSSGKLVKQGKIKESKSELNFSDLPSAMYIIRINQNGKNIKTFKIIKK; via the coding sequence ATGAAAAGAACTTTTATCTACGGCTTCTTTTTGACCCTCTGCACAGTTCTGCCCATCAATGCACAAAAAGCAGTTCTCGCAACGGGATCAAATGCAACAGGAAGTAACGGCTCAGCTTCTTACAGCGTAGGGCAGATTGATTACACCAACAAAGGAACAAATAGTTTAATCATGGAAGGTGTACAACAAGCCTACGAAATTACTACCCTTTCTACCACAGAAACTGCGGGCTCAGACAAAAAAGACATTTTATTGTATCCGAATCCTTTTAAAGACTTTATTTTTCTGGATTTTAGTACAAACGACTACCGAAATTCTGACTATCAATTATTTGATTCTTCAGGTAAACTTGTGAAACAGGGCAAGATCAAAGAATCAAAATCAGAACTCAATTTTTCAGACCTCCCTTCTGCGATGTACATCATTCGAATAAATCAAAACGGGAAAAACATTAAAACATTCAAAATCATTAAAAAATAA
- a CDS encoding beta strand repeat-containing protein: MAVRGTVTNVTPGGFSSGVRGINNGTGGLGVGVWGSQNGSGWGVYGVTPSGLGVYGNSSGAGYGVYANSNTGTGLNATSTNGPAANISISNNANANTVLTANTVGNGTVINVSSSGSGAGVMSSTGTGFAIHGITSAQSSAGVIADNNGAGEAVVGRNTSDIAGAVVGRNDGGGYGVHGFVATNTTGNGIGVYGRVGISGSKGRAGRFQNFLATNDRNTFEVESNSTGNIPDNTQGNVSSFLASNTNSVSAAVRGEVKTIFGNFGAAGIFGVSSGTGGFGGLFHASNINGNGAAMIAITDGNGNAITANAGKNGNAIEANVDGTGNALYAWVPTFSEGRAGRFEIFNDENESDVISVKTVGNGIAGNFKVDRTTGTSPAVKGEVTSQFANFGTAGVYGLSSGTGGFGGLFYASNATGNGPALLALTEGNGNGITANAGGSGDGVEATADGTGSAIYGWIPNFGTGKAGYFRNFNNANGQPVVHVTTTGTGSTLLINHQGPSGNIATYQNNSANVARIDKTGKGFFNGGTQNSGADLAEAFDVEGNTSDYEPGDILVISTDTDRTVEKSSKPYSTLVAGVYATKPGVLLTEENIDSELIGKVPMGL, translated from the coding sequence GTGGCTGTTCGAGGAACTGTTACTAATGTTACTCCTGGAGGTTTTTCTTCAGGTGTAAGAGGAATAAATAATGGTACAGGAGGATTAGGTGTCGGTGTTTGGGGAAGCCAAAACGGAAGCGGATGGGGTGTTTACGGTGTTACTCCGAGCGGGCTTGGGGTCTACGGAAATTCATCAGGTGCAGGTTATGGAGTTTATGCCAACAGCAATACAGGAACGGGACTTAATGCTACAAGTACAAATGGTCCCGCTGCCAACATTTCAATTTCAAATAATGCAAATGCAAATACGGTTCTTACCGCAAATACCGTAGGAAACGGAACCGTCATCAATGTCTCATCTTCTGGTTCAGGAGCAGGCGTTATGAGTAGCACAGGAACCGGATTCGCCATTCATGGTATCACGAGTGCACAGAGTTCTGCAGGAGTTATTGCCGATAACAATGGCGCCGGTGAAGCTGTAGTAGGTAGAAACACAAGCGATATTGCCGGAGCTGTGGTCGGTAGAAATGACGGCGGAGGTTACGGAGTACACGGTTTTGTAGCAACAAATACAACAGGGAACGGTATTGGAGTATATGGAAGAGTCGGCATCAGCGGAAGCAAAGGCCGGGCAGGAAGATTTCAAAATTTCCTCGCAACAAATGACAGAAACACTTTCGAAGTAGAATCTAACAGCACCGGAAATATCCCAGACAATACTCAAGGTAACGTTTCATCTTTTCTTGCCAGTAACACAAACAGTGTAAGTGCAGCAGTAAGAGGCGAAGTAAAAACCATCTTCGGAAACTTTGGTGCAGCAGGCATTTTTGGAGTATCATCCGGAACAGGAGGATTCGGAGGGCTTTTCCATGCTTCAAATATCAACGGAAATGGAGCCGCAATGATAGCAATAACTGACGGAAATGGAAATGCTATTACAGCAAATGCCGGAAAAAACGGAAATGCAATAGAAGCTAATGTAGACGGAACAGGAAATGCACTTTATGCCTGGGTACCTACTTTTTCGGAAGGACGTGCAGGTAGATTTGAAATTTTCAATGATGAAAATGAAAGCGATGTTATATCTGTAAAAACAGTTGGTAACGGTATCGCCGGAAACTTTAAAGTCGACAGAACAACAGGAACATCCCCAGCCGTAAAAGGTGAAGTGACATCTCAATTCGCCAATTTTGGTACAGCAGGTGTTTATGGTCTTTCATCTGGTACAGGCGGATTCGGAGGTTTATTTTATGCCTCAAACGCCACCGGAAATGGCCCCGCTTTATTAGCTTTAACTGAAGGAAACGGAAACGGAATCACCGCTAATGCAGGCGGAAGCGGAGACGGTGTAGAAGCCACAGCAGATGGTACTGGTTCAGCTATTTATGGATGGATTCCGAATTTCGGAACAGGTAAAGCAGGATATTTCAGAAACTTCAATAACGCAAACGGCCAGCCAGTAGTTCACGTTACAACAACAGGTACCGGTTCGACATTACTAATCAACCATCAAGGTCCGTCAGGAAATATTGCCACCTACCAAAACAATTCAGCCAATGTAGCCCGTATTGATAAAACCGGAAAAGGATTTTTCAACGGAGGAACCCAAAACAGTGGTGCCGATTTAGCAGAAGCATTCGATGTAGAAGGAAATACGTCAGATTATGAGCCGGGAGATATTCTAGTAATTTCAACAGATACAGACAGAACTGTAGAAAAATCTTCAAAACCATATTCTACTCTGGTTGCCGGGGTTTATGCTACAAAACCAGGGGTTCTTTTAACAGAAGAAAACATTGATTCCGAGTTAATTGGCAAAGTACCGATGGGGTTGTAG
- a CDS encoding META domain-containing protein produces the protein MLVSFDQFPKQELIENKAGINLTGEKINTEVKGSATMGCNKIFFTTEFKNNGKLKISNLGSTEMACQNMNLENTFIKKFGNMIHYKIEGHRLTLSDKNGNEMKFIAADWD, from the coding sequence ATGTTGGTTTCATTTGATCAGTTTCCCAAACAGGAGTTGATTGAAAATAAGGCTGGAATTAATTTGACAGGTGAAAAAATAAATACTGAAGTCAAAGGAAGTGCCACAATGGGATGCAATAAGATTTTTTTCACAACTGAATTTAAAAATAACGGAAAGCTGAAAATCTCAAATCTCGGAAGTACCGAGATGGCTTGTCAGAATATGAATCTTGAAAATACATTTATAAAGAAATTCGGAAATATGATCCATTATAAAATTGAAGGACATCGATTAACGCTTTCTGATAAAAATGGAAATGAGATGAAATTTATCGCCGCTGATTGGGATTAA
- a CDS encoding S46 family peptidase, translating into MKRIFLLFTFLLGFAQMRADEGMWLLMLVKRLNGVDMQKEGLHLTPEEIYSVNNSSLKDAIVSFGGFCTGEIVSDKGLIFTNHHCGYGAVAAASTPSKDYLKNGFWAMNQKEEFNSKDLYVRFLVRMDDATQRINSKLNNNMTAAERKAVIDAETKAIQTENSENGKYTVVVRDFFNGNEFYFFVYQDYKDIRLVGAPPSAIGKYGGDTDNWEWPRHTGDFTVFRVYADAAGNPSEFKPTNVPLKPKHFLPVSLKGIKPGDFSMILGYPGRTNRYLTSYGINQMVSKDYPAWVETSKMAMDVMKKYMDKDKTTQLGYASQYASVANYWKNRQGTIDAVIKNGTISDKQNIEKTFREWCVQPGNEMYDGVLDQIATYYKQVTDRNVERNYASLLTRNAKYIALAYQMAPTLDAYAKQDMAGRLAMKPKVEAAIKDAYDNLNTELEGEMLNSLVNLYKTKVKADVASQTIMALDANTLSNVAYSSIFANKTSVTNFVLNPDRLKLDADPLLKIAKGVADDQRISNERFVKIDDNFAKNNRLFLAGLMKAMPEKKFYPDANSTMRLTYGQIDTLPIRDDRNYFGVTDNYYTTMEGLVGKYKAGDEEFDLPQRVIALQNAKDYGQYADKAGYLPVNFLSNNDITGGNSGSPVIDGDGNLIGIAFDGNSEALSGDIVFEDKWQKTISVDIRFVLWTIDKYAGARRIVDELKLVRDENTPADTGASKIKNVPAKKKKK; encoded by the coding sequence ATGAAAAGAATATTTTTACTATTCACTTTCTTACTTGGTTTTGCTCAAATGAGAGCAGACGAGGGAATGTGGTTATTGATGCTCGTTAAAAGACTTAACGGTGTAGATATGCAGAAAGAAGGTCTGCATCTTACTCCGGAAGAGATTTACTCTGTCAACAATTCAAGCCTTAAAGATGCTATTGTAAGCTTCGGAGGTTTTTGTACAGGAGAAATCGTTTCAGACAAAGGGTTGATTTTTACCAATCACCACTGTGGTTACGGTGCAGTTGCTGCAGCTTCTACTCCATCAAAAGATTATTTGAAGAATGGTTTCTGGGCAATGAACCAGAAAGAAGAATTCAATTCTAAAGATCTTTATGTAAGATTTTTGGTAAGAATGGATGATGCTACGCAGAGAATCAATTCAAAATTAAACAACAACATGACTGCAGCTGAAAGAAAAGCTGTAATCGATGCTGAAACAAAAGCAATTCAGACAGAAAATTCTGAAAACGGAAAATACACTGTTGTAGTAAGAGATTTCTTCAACGGAAACGAATTTTATTTCTTCGTTTATCAGGATTATAAAGATATCAGATTAGTAGGTGCACCGCCATCTGCAATCGGGAAATATGGTGGAGATACAGACAACTGGGAATGGCCAAGACACACAGGAGATTTTACAGTTTTCAGAGTGTATGCTGATGCTGCGGGAAATCCTTCAGAATTTAAGCCAACCAACGTTCCTTTGAAGCCTAAGCATTTTTTACCGGTTTCTCTTAAAGGAATTAAGCCTGGAGATTTCTCAATGATCTTAGGTTATCCCGGAAGAACAAACCGTTATTTGACTTCTTACGGAATCAACCAAATGGTTTCTAAAGACTATCCGGCTTGGGTAGAAACTTCAAAAATGGCAATGGATGTCATGAAGAAGTACATGGATAAAGATAAAACAACTCAGTTGGGTTATGCTTCTCAATATGCTTCTGTAGCCAACTATTGGAAAAATAGACAAGGAACCATCGATGCCGTTATCAAAAACGGAACTATTTCTGACAAACAGAACATCGAAAAAACCTTCAGAGAATGGTGTGTACAGCCGGGTAATGAAATGTACGATGGCGTTTTAGACCAAATCGCTACTTACTACAAACAAGTTACAGACAGAAACGTAGAAAGAAATTATGCTTCTCTTTTAACAAGAAATGCTAAATATATCGCTCTTGCTTACCAGATGGCACCTACTTTAGATGCTTATGCAAAACAAGATATGGCAGGAAGATTGGCAATGAAGCCTAAAGTTGAAGCAGCTATTAAAGATGCTTATGATAACCTAAATACTGAGTTGGAAGGCGAAATGCTAAACTCTTTGGTCAACCTTTACAAAACGAAGGTAAAAGCCGATGTTGCATCACAGACGATTATGGCACTTGATGCTAATACATTATCAAATGTTGCATATTCTTCAATATTTGCCAACAAAACTTCTGTAACGAATTTTGTTCTGAACCCGGATCGTTTGAAATTAGACGCAGATCCACTATTGAAAATCGCAAAAGGTGTCGCTGATGATCAAAGAATTTCTAACGAAAGATTTGTGAAAATTGATGATAACTTTGCTAAAAACAACCGTCTTTTCTTAGCTGGTTTAATGAAAGCAATGCCTGAGAAAAAATTCTATCCGGATGCTAACTCTACAATGAGATTAACTTACGGACAAATTGATACATTGCCAATCAGAGACGACAGAAACTACTTTGGAGTTACTGATAACTACTATACAACAATGGAAGGTTTAGTGGGTAAATACAAAGCTGGTGACGAAGAATTTGATCTTCCACAGAGAGTTATTGCGCTTCAAAATGCTAAAGATTACGGTCAATATGCTGATAAAGCAGGTTACCTTCCCGTGAACTTCTTGTCAAACAATGATATTACAGGTGGTAACTCTGGTTCTCCGGTAATCGATGGTGACGGAAACCTTATTGGTATTGCATTCGACGGAAACAGCGAAGCATTAAGCGGAGATATTGTTTTTGAAGACAAATGGCAGAAAACAATCAGTGTAGACATCCGTTTTGTTCTTTGGACGATCGACAAATATGCTGGTGCAAGAAGAATTGTAGATGAGTTGAAATTGGTAAGAGATGAAAATACTCCGGCTGACACAGGCGCATCTAAAATCAAGAATGTTCCTGCAAAAAAGAAAAAGAAATAA
- a CDS encoding helix-turn-helix domain-containing protein, with protein MNQNLLIHRRFFFQSKRKSSVINFYALKNILIFLTLFYSSCANAQQLTLREISAAFERQYLKDLKKNVYLKCVDYYSDLSERDVLFQRQILKASVFIASNNTNINITAVFIYSIVLILIIAAFLFYHRKKYLLQQNNYDHFTSTLKIQNNDFNLDDASETHTKYSTTISEETSNAILKKIIKFENSEKFLRKDINLTWLSSHLNTNTKYLSEVIKVHRDKNFNSYINGLRISYITKKLYEDSVYREYKISYLSEECGYASPQVFVIAFKKETDVTPSCFIERLKSGIKDGTETFYEINGNV; from the coding sequence ATGAACCAAAATCTATTGATTCACAGACGGTTTTTTTTCCAATCTAAGAGAAAATCATCAGTCATCAATTTTTATGCGCTTAAAAATATTCTGATATTTCTGACTTTATTTTACTCATCTTGTGCCAATGCTCAGCAACTTACGTTGAGAGAAATTTCAGCAGCTTTTGAAAGACAATATTTGAAAGATTTAAAAAAAAATGTATACTTAAAATGTGTAGATTATTATTCAGATTTGAGTGAAAGAGATGTGTTATTTCAAAGACAAATTCTAAAAGCTTCTGTTTTTATAGCCAGTAATAATACAAATATTAACATCACTGCTGTCTTTATTTATTCAATTGTTTTGATTCTGATTATTGCAGCATTCTTATTTTATCACAGAAAGAAATACCTATTACAGCAAAACAACTATGATCATTTTACTTCTACTCTAAAAATACAAAACAATGATTTTAATTTGGATGATGCTTCGGAAACCCATACAAAATATTCAACTACGATTTCAGAAGAAACATCCAATGCAATTCTTAAGAAGATCATTAAGTTTGAGAATTCTGAGAAATTCCTCAGAAAAGACATTAATCTTACCTGGCTCTCAAGTCATTTAAATACCAATACGAAGTATTTGTCCGAAGTTATAAAAGTCCACAGAGATAAAAACTTCAATAGCTATATCAATGGGCTTAGGATAAGTTATATTACTAAAAAACTGTATGAAGATTCTGTCTATAGAGAGTATAAAATCAGCTATCTTTCGGAAGAGTGTGGTTATGCCTCACCGCAGGTTTTTGTAATCGCTTTTAAAAAGGAAACAGACGTTACGCCGTCTTGTTTTATTGAACGATTGAAGAGCGGAATTAAAGATGGAACTGAGACTTTTTATGAAATTAATGGTAACGTTTAA
- a CDS encoding helix-turn-helix domain-containing protein, with protein MKKMVAEVDHQHKENTKKQWIITGIIALFAATAIIIYWRRRNKILRKNYEQMIDRLKNEQSTQSLNPNGYNEEIETSSETEIDDEQSHSLSKNVISSQTEARILKSLQSFEKSEKFLRKDLTVSLLASQLKTNSKYLSEIIKNNKSLSFSDYINNLKINHIVHKLYNEPKYRGYKISYLAEVCGYASSQVFVLAFKKINGVTPSYFIQNLNEDNL; from the coding sequence ATGAAAAAGATGGTAGCAGAAGTAGATCATCAGCACAAAGAAAACACCAAAAAACAATGGATTATAACCGGGATAATAGCTCTTTTTGCTGCCACAGCTATCATCATCTATTGGAGAAGAAGAAATAAAATTCTCCGCAAAAACTATGAGCAGATGATCGACAGGCTAAAGAACGAACAGTCTACTCAATCATTAAATCCAAATGGCTATAATGAAGAAATAGAGACCTCTTCAGAAACTGAAATTGATGATGAACAATCTCATTCTCTTAGTAAAAATGTAATTTCAAGCCAAACCGAAGCAAGAATTCTTAAAAGCCTGCAAAGCTTTGAAAAATCAGAGAAATTTCTTAGAAAAGACCTTACCGTCAGCTTGCTTGCCAGTCAGCTAAAAACCAACTCTAAATATCTTTCCGAAATCATTAAGAACAACAAATCTTTAAGTTTCAGCGACTACATCAATAATTTAAAGATTAACCACATCGTTCACAAGCTGTATAACGAACCTAAATATCGAGGTTACAAAATAAGCTATCTGGCAGAGGTTTGCGGATATGCTTCATCGCAGGTTTTTGTATTAGCTTTCAAAAAAATAAACGGAGTTACCCCTTCTTATTTTATTCAAAATCTTAATGAGGACAATCTTTAA